A section of the Pimelobacter simplex genome encodes:
- a CDS encoding IS256 family transposase → MALPQSALSEILEAFRAGDGVDLIRDSVRLALQELIELEATQQIGAAPYERTEDRTAERNGHRPRMLTTKAGDVELRIPKLRKGSFFPIILEPRRRIDQALYAVVMEAYVHGISTRSVDDLVEAMGGSGVSKSEVSRICANLDEQVGAFRTRSLDHVEFPYIYLDATYLHVRNAPGKGGQVVSMAVVVATGVSATGEREILGLDVGDSEDEVFWRAFLLSLKQRGLAGVQLVISDQHSGLVKALGRAFQGVAHQRCRVHFARNLLAHVPKGQAELVATAFRMIFAQPTPEDVHAAWDKTREELAARFPKLGPLMDAAKAEVLAFTAFPREHWRKVWSTNPLERVNKEIKRRARVVGIFPNAAAVIRLVGAVLIDMHDEWIAGERRYLSEGSMAKLYETSNTHPVAAIDNGDA, encoded by the coding sequence ATGGCCTTGCCCCAGTCTGCCCTGTCCGAGATCCTCGAGGCGTTCCGTGCCGGTGATGGCGTCGATCTCATCCGTGATTCGGTCCGGCTCGCGCTCCAAGAGCTGATCGAGCTCGAAGCCACCCAGCAGATCGGCGCGGCGCCCTATGAGCGCACCGAGGACCGCACAGCCGAGCGGAACGGCCACCGTCCGCGGATGCTGACCACCAAGGCCGGCGATGTCGAGTTGCGCATCCCCAAGCTGCGCAAGGGCTCGTTCTTCCCGATCATCCTCGAGCCGCGGCGCCGTATCGACCAGGCGCTGTACGCGGTAGTCATGGAAGCCTACGTCCACGGCATCTCCACCCGCTCGGTCGACGACCTGGTCGAGGCGATGGGCGGCAGCGGTGTCTCCAAGTCCGAGGTCTCCCGGATCTGCGCCAACCTCGATGAGCAGGTCGGCGCGTTCCGCACCCGCAGTCTGGATCATGTCGAGTTCCCCTACATCTACCTCGACGCGACCTACCTCCACGTCCGTAACGCCCCGGGCAAGGGCGGTCAGGTGGTGTCGATGGCGGTGGTCGTCGCGACCGGCGTGAGCGCGACCGGGGAGCGGGAGATCCTCGGCCTAGATGTCGGCGACAGCGAGGACGAGGTCTTCTGGCGCGCCTTCTTGCTCAGCCTCAAGCAGCGCGGCCTGGCCGGCGTGCAGCTGGTCATCTCAGACCAGCACTCCGGACTGGTCAAGGCGCTGGGCCGGGCGTTCCAGGGTGTCGCGCACCAGCGGTGCCGGGTCCACTTCGCGCGCAACCTGCTCGCTCACGTGCCCAAGGGGCAGGCCGAGCTCGTGGCGACCGCGTTCCGGATGATCTTCGCCCAGCCCACGCCCGAGGACGTCCACGCGGCGTGGGACAAGACCCGCGAGGAGCTCGCCGCCCGGTTCCCCAAGCTCGGTCCGTTGATGGACGCCGCCAAGGCCGAGGTCCTGGCCTTCACCGCGTTCCCGCGCGAGCACTGGCGCAAGGTCTGGTCGACCAACCCGTTGGAGCGCGTGAATAAGGAAATCAAGCGCCGGGCCCGGGTCGTAGGCATCTTCCCCAACGCCGCCGCCGTCATCCGACTCGTCGGAGCCGTGCTGATCGACATGCACGACGAATGGATCGCCGGCGAGCGCCGCTACCTCTCAGAAGGCTCCATGGCCAAGCTCTACGAGACCAGCAATACTCACCCCGTCGCCGCCATCGACAACGGCGACGCGTAG
- a CDS encoding DUF5667 domain-containing protein, with the protein MVMRGNAGARGAEEFDALISGRAGDHEAYADLLELVASLREVPPVEARPDFVSSLRTQLVAAAEREPARADEALAVRLTPRQRRGARERRVAALVGGFAVVAATGSMAMASQDALPGDVLYPVKRAIENAQTNLQGNGASKAETLIAHAESRLTEVQKLTARGADEDAVSSTLQDFTDQAKQASELALDDYATTGKPDRIADLRKFARSSMDILATLGPDVPTSSRSILITATQTIRQIDAAAWEACPTCADGAVTEVPDFATLPLSNLLSGDTAGTASVTPVGPTGKPTKPAPKPGSTPTTSKSPREWWGLREQRRGVST; encoded by the coding sequence ATGGTGATGCGGGGCAATGCCGGGGCACGGGGCGCGGAGGAGTTCGACGCGCTCATCTCGGGGAGGGCTGGCGACCACGAGGCGTACGCCGACCTGCTCGAGCTCGTCGCGTCGCTGCGCGAGGTGCCTCCCGTCGAGGCCCGCCCCGACTTCGTCTCCTCGCTGCGCACCCAGCTCGTCGCGGCCGCCGAGCGTGAGCCGGCCCGCGCCGACGAGGCGCTCGCCGTCCGGCTGACCCCGCGCCAGCGCCGCGGCGCCCGCGAGCGCCGCGTGGCCGCCCTGGTCGGCGGCTTCGCCGTCGTCGCCGCGACCGGCTCGATGGCGATGGCCTCCCAGGACGCCCTGCCCGGCGACGTGCTCTACCCGGTCAAGCGCGCGATCGAGAACGCCCAGACCAACCTCCAGGGCAACGGCGCCTCCAAGGCCGAGACCCTCATCGCGCACGCCGAGTCGCGCCTGACCGAGGTCCAGAAGCTCACCGCGCGCGGGGCCGACGAGGACGCCGTCTCCAGCACGCTCCAGGACTTCACCGACCAGGCCAAGCAGGCCTCCGAGCTCGCGCTCGACGACTACGCCACGACCGGCAAGCCCGACCGGATCGCCGACCTGCGCAAGTTCGCCCGCAGCAGCATGGACATCCTCGCGACGCTCGGTCCCGACGTACCGACCTCGAGCCGGTCGATCCTGATCACCGCCACCCAGACGATCCGCCAGATCGACGCCGCCGCCTGGGAGGCCTGCCCGACCTGCGCCGACGGCGCGGTCACCGAGGTCCCCGACTTCGCGACGCTCCCCCTGAGCAACCTGCTCAGCGGCGACACCGCCGGCACCGCCTCGGTCACGCCGGTCGGCCCGACCGGCAAGCCGACGAAGCCGGCCCCGAAGCCCGGCTCCACCCCGACGACCAGTAAGAGTCCCCGGGAGTGGTGGGGTTTGAGGGAGCAGCGGCGGGGCGTCAGCACGTAG
- a CDS encoding sigma-70 family RNA polymerase sigma factor gives MTWQHNDVARGLEALRAAVLAALTPEPALALAGTGGPARASYRSVDRGDHWLLSEAHAESDTDERPTEGGYGDATLAASSEDSPEARERLIALVELARGGDAEAFGMLYDHYQPSVYRFLYYRTRSVVVAEDLCSETFFRALRNMSSFRWQGKDFGAWLMTIARNLATDHFKAGRTRLEMTTEDMGQHDDATEGPENAVLATLTNEILLESLTKLPNEQRDCLIMRFLQGMSIAETAAALGRSDGAIKQLQLRGVRNLAKLMPEGLR, from the coding sequence ATGACCTGGCAGCACAACGACGTCGCGCGAGGGCTGGAGGCCCTGCGTGCGGCTGTGCTCGCTGCCCTCACCCCTGAGCCCGCCCTCGCGCTCGCCGGTACCGGCGGCCCCGCGCGGGCGTCGTACCGGTCGGTGGACCGGGGCGACCACTGGCTGCTCAGCGAGGCGCACGCCGAGAGCGACACCGACGAGCGGCCGACCGAGGGCGGCTACGGCGACGCCACGCTCGCCGCGTCCTCCGAGGACTCCCCCGAGGCCCGTGAGCGGCTGATCGCGCTGGTCGAGCTGGCCCGCGGCGGCGACGCCGAGGCGTTCGGGATGCTCTACGACCACTACCAGCCGTCGGTCTACCGGTTCCTCTACTACCGGACCCGCTCCGTGGTGGTCGCCGAGGACCTGTGCTCCGAGACCTTCTTCCGGGCGCTGCGCAACATGTCGTCCTTCCGCTGGCAGGGCAAGGACTTCGGCGCCTGGCTGATGACCATCGCCCGCAACCTCGCGACGGACCACTTCAAGGCGGGCCGGACCCGCCTGGAGATGACCACCGAGGACATGGGTCAGCACGACGACGCGACCGAGGGCCCCGAGAACGCCGTCCTCGCGACGCTCACCAACGAGATCCTGCTCGAGTCGCTCACCAAGCTCCCCAACGAGCAGCGCGACTGCCTCATCATGCGCTTCCTCCAGGGCATGAGCATCGCCGAGACCGCAGCCGCCCTCGGCCGCAGCGACGGCGCGATCAAGCAGCTCCAGCTCCGCGGCGTGCGCAACCTCGCCAAGCTGATGCCGGAGGGTCTGCGATGA
- a CDS encoding HAD family hydrolase — protein sequence MVPPADRPRRLNLQQRSALAGEAAAAAAEVENALRHPADARAAAFFDVDNTVMQGASIFHLARGLYRRKFFTTRDILGAAYKQAYFRFVGVEDPEHVAEARNSALAFIAGHTVQEIEEVGEEIFDEAMAHRIWPGTRALAQMHLDEGQRVWLVTAAPIEIANLIARRLGLTGALGTVAEHVDGVYTGQLVGDMLHGPAKAVAVQAIADREGLDLARCSAYSDSYNDLPMLSLVGDPCAINPDAKLRAHARAQGWRIRDYRTGRKAARAGLIAGSAAAGAAVTGALVRRQVRRHR from the coding sequence ATGGTCCCGCCTGCCGACCGGCCCCGCCGGCTCAACCTCCAGCAGCGCTCGGCGCTGGCCGGAGAGGCCGCGGCCGCCGCCGCCGAGGTCGAGAACGCGCTGCGCCACCCGGCCGACGCCCGTGCCGCGGCGTTCTTCGACGTCGACAACACGGTGATGCAGGGCGCGAGCATCTTCCACCTCGCCCGCGGGCTCTACCGGCGCAAGTTCTTCACCACCCGCGACATCCTCGGAGCGGCCTACAAGCAGGCGTACTTCCGCTTCGTCGGCGTCGAGGACCCCGAGCACGTCGCCGAGGCGCGCAACTCCGCCCTCGCCTTCATCGCCGGCCACACGGTCCAGGAGATCGAGGAGGTCGGCGAGGAGATCTTCGACGAGGCGATGGCCCACCGGATCTGGCCCGGCACCCGCGCGCTCGCCCAGATGCACCTCGACGAGGGCCAGCGGGTCTGGCTGGTGACCGCCGCGCCGATCGAGATCGCCAACCTGATCGCGCGCCGGCTCGGCCTGACCGGCGCCCTGGGCACCGTCGCCGAGCACGTCGACGGGGTCTACACCGGCCAGCTCGTCGGCGACATGCTCCACGGGCCCGCCAAGGCGGTCGCGGTCCAGGCGATCGCCGACCGCGAGGGGCTCGACCTGGCCCGGTGCTCGGCCTACAGCGACTCCTACAACGACCTGCCGATGCTGAGCCTGGTCGGCGACCCCTGCGCGATCAACCCCGACGCCAAGCTCCGCGCCCACGCCCGGGCCCAGGGCTGGCGGATCCGCGACTACCGGACCGGCCGCAAGGCCGCCCGGGCCGGCCTCATCGCCGGCTCGGCCGCCGCCGGGGCCGCGGTGACCGGGGCACTGGTCCGCCGCCAGGTCCGCCGGCACCGCTGA
- a CDS encoding class I adenylate-forming enzyme family protein has translation MSQPDVLAPPDVAALVAAAAADHPDRLAVVEAGGRGLTWAELDDEVSRVATGLGTAGVVAGHRVMIVLGNRLEFVTTYLGVLRAQAVAVPVNPGSTVVELAGMLVDCGARLVVVDDQTAEPVRTATGRSEVTAAARDESRPLPRLVVVGAPPAPDELGYDDLRAEEARPVPPLPDPEKLAVLLYTSGTSGLPRAAMLTHRALLANVEQVATVEPPMIHSDDVVLGVLPLFHVYGLGAVLGGVIRHRAKLVLTDRFDPEGTLDLIEDEACSVVPVAPPVFAAWRDVDALAERLGPVRMILSGSAPLPAETVEEFSAAVRVPVHQGYGLTEASPVVTSTLRSAAVKPGSVGAALDGIELRLVDDEGIPVEGSAADDPGEIQIRGRNLFSGYWPEGADGPGADGWWSTGDVGFLDADGDLFLVDRVKELIIVSGFNVYPSEVEAVLGEVAEVRQAAVLGTPDDQTGEAVVAYVVAEDPAADAGSVVAAVRAAAEEQLAPYKRPGRVEVVETLPRTVTGKIRKGQLRGQERRKALGILE, from the coding sequence ATGTCGCAGCCGGACGTCCTCGCCCCGCCCGACGTGGCCGCCCTCGTCGCGGCGGCCGCAGCCGATCATCCCGACCGGCTCGCCGTGGTCGAGGCCGGCGGCCGGGGGCTGACCTGGGCCGAGCTGGACGACGAGGTCAGCCGGGTCGCGACCGGGCTCGGGACGGCCGGCGTGGTCGCCGGGCACCGGGTGATGATCGTGCTGGGCAACCGGCTGGAGTTCGTGACGACCTACCTCGGGGTGCTGCGGGCGCAGGCGGTCGCCGTCCCGGTCAACCCGGGCTCCACGGTCGTCGAGCTGGCCGGGATGCTCGTCGACTGCGGCGCGCGCCTGGTCGTCGTCGACGACCAGACGGCCGAGCCGGTGCGCACGGCCACGGGCCGCAGCGAGGTCACGGCCGCGGCACGCGACGAGTCCCGCCCGCTGCCCCGGCTGGTCGTGGTGGGCGCGCCGCCCGCCCCCGACGAGCTCGGGTACGACGACCTGCGGGCCGAGGAGGCCCGCCCGGTGCCGCCGCTGCCCGATCCCGAGAAGCTCGCGGTCCTGCTCTACACCAGCGGCACCTCCGGCCTGCCGCGCGCGGCGATGCTGACCCACCGCGCCCTGCTGGCCAACGTCGAGCAGGTCGCCACGGTCGAGCCGCCGATGATCCACTCCGATGACGTGGTGCTCGGCGTGCTGCCGCTGTTCCACGTCTACGGCCTCGGCGCCGTGCTCGGCGGCGTGATCCGGCACCGGGCCAAGCTCGTGCTGACCGACCGCTTCGACCCCGAGGGCACCCTCGACCTGATCGAGGACGAGGCGTGCAGCGTCGTCCCCGTGGCGCCGCCGGTCTTCGCCGCCTGGCGCGACGTCGACGCGCTCGCCGAGCGGCTCGGCCCGGTGCGGATGATCCTGTCCGGCTCCGCGCCGCTCCCCGCCGAGACCGTCGAGGAGTTCAGCGCCGCCGTCCGGGTGCCCGTGCACCAGGGCTACGGCCTGACCGAGGCCTCGCCGGTGGTCACCAGCACGCTCCGCTCGGCCGCCGTGAAGCCCGGCTCGGTGGGCGCGGCGCTCGACGGCATCGAGCTGCGCCTGGTCGACGACGAGGGCATCCCCGTCGAGGGCTCGGCCGCCGACGACCCGGGCGAGATCCAGATCCGCGGGCGCAACCTGTTCAGCGGCTACTGGCCCGAGGGGGCCGACGGTCCGGGCGCCGACGGGTGGTGGTCGACGGGCGACGTGGGCTTCCTCGACGCCGACGGCGACCTCTTCCTGGTCGACCGGGTCAAGGAGCTCATCATCGTCTCCGGCTTCAACGTCTACCCGAGCGAGGTCGAGGCGGTGCTCGGCGAGGTCGCCGAGGTGCGCCAGGCCGCGGTGCTCGGCACGCCCGACGACCAGACCGGCGAGGCGGTGGTCGCCTATGTCGTCGCCGAGGACCCGGCGGCCGACGCCGGGTCGGTGGTCGCGGCGGTCCGAGCGGCGGCCGAGGAACAGCTGGCGCCGTACAAGCGGCCGGGGCGGGTCGAGGTCGTCGAGACGCTCCCGCGCACGGTCACCGGCAAGATCCGCAAGGGTCAGCTGCGCGGCCAGGAGCGGCGCAAGGCGCTCGGGATCCTCGAGTGA
- a CDS encoding glutaredoxin family protein, with protein MNAATPRVTLYGRPGCHLCDDARAVIEAVCAELGESYTEVSIDDDPELAERFAHEIPVTFVDGRQHDFWRVSPDRLRRALQG; from the coding sequence GTGAACGCCGCCACGCCCCGCGTCACGCTCTACGGCCGGCCGGGCTGCCACCTCTGCGACGACGCCCGCGCGGTGATCGAGGCGGTGTGCGCCGAGCTGGGGGAGAGCTACACCGAGGTCTCGATCGACGACGATCCCGAGCTCGCCGAGCGGTTCGCCCACGAGATCCCGGTGACCTTCGTCGACGGACGCCAGCACGACTTCTGGAGGGTGAGCCCGGACCGGCTCCGCCGCGCGCTGCAGGGGTGA
- a CDS encoding glycosyltransferase family 2 protein, which produces MHESDTPSGPRRIAYVLPVYNEEENIGVFHAALVEATEKRPDLEFEFVYVDDGSRDASLERLVELRAQDPRVSVVQFSRNFGHQLAVTAGLDLVAEAGDADAVIVMDTDLQDPPRVSIEMIERWETGVDVVYAQRRTRKDTPFKRATAWGFYWVLDRLASIEIPRNVGDFRLMDAQVVAEVARYREHDRFLRGIVAHVGFRQEALLFDRDERHAGETGYPLRKMLNFAASGILGFSTTPLKMISRFGFAISAFSLLLGCYVLFVRVFKPDESVPGWAFLGVGMFMLSGIQLIMMGVIGSYLGRVYIETQDRPLYTLAMVARDATSSRGAGR; this is translated from the coding sequence ATGCACGAGAGCGACACCCCCTCCGGCCCCCGCCGGATCGCCTACGTCCTCCCCGTCTACAACGAGGAGGAGAACATCGGCGTCTTCCACGCGGCGCTGGTCGAGGCGACCGAGAAGCGGCCGGACCTCGAGTTCGAGTTCGTGTACGTCGACGACGGCTCCCGCGACGCCTCCCTCGAGCGGCTCGTCGAGCTCCGCGCGCAGGACCCGCGGGTGAGCGTCGTCCAGTTCTCCCGCAACTTCGGCCACCAGCTCGCGGTGACTGCCGGGCTCGACCTGGTCGCCGAGGCCGGTGACGCCGACGCGGTGATCGTGATGGACACCGACCTCCAGGACCCGCCGCGGGTGAGCATCGAGATGATCGAGCGCTGGGAGACCGGCGTCGACGTCGTCTACGCCCAGCGGCGCACCCGCAAGGACACGCCGTTCAAGCGGGCCACCGCGTGGGGCTTCTACTGGGTGCTCGACCGGCTGGCGTCGATCGAGATCCCGCGCAACGTCGGCGACTTCCGGCTGATGGACGCCCAGGTGGTCGCCGAGGTGGCGCGCTACCGCGAGCACGACCGCTTCCTGCGCGGCATCGTCGCCCACGTCGGCTTCCGCCAGGAGGCGCTGCTCTTCGACCGCGACGAGCGGCACGCCGGCGAGACCGGCTACCCGCTGCGCAAGATGCTCAACTTCGCCGCCAGCGGCATCCTCGGCTTCTCCACGACGCCGCTCAAGATGATCTCGCGCTTCGGGTTCGCGATCTCGGCGTTCAGCCTGCTGCTCGGCTGCTACGTGCTCTTCGTCCGCGTCTTCAAGCCCGACGAGTCGGTGCCCGGCTGGGCGTTCCTCGGCGTCGGCATGTTCATGCTCAGCGGCATCCAGCTGATCATGATGGGCGTGATCGGCAGCTATCTCGGACGCGTCTACATCGAGACCCAGGACCGGCCGCTCTACACGCTGGCCATGGTCGCGCGCGACGCGACGAGCTCGCGGGGAGCGGGACGCTGA
- a CDS encoding GtrA family protein: MSDRGHRATAVRFAAVGVCNTAIDTVVFVLLHGSLGITLANFVSSSAGMVFSFVVNGLFTFRAERLTLRHAVLFVASTGLVMWVAQPLLIHGWLWVLERGPEVTLGGMAADDVRIWAAKLASIVCSLVLNFLAYRFVVWPVEHRGEEAPAPRPM; this comes from the coding sequence CTGAGCGACCGCGGGCACCGCGCGACCGCCGTACGGTTCGCGGCGGTCGGGGTCTGCAACACCGCGATCGACACCGTGGTGTTCGTGCTGCTGCACGGCAGCCTCGGGATCACGCTCGCCAACTTCGTCTCCAGCAGCGCCGGCATGGTCTTCAGCTTCGTGGTCAACGGGCTGTTCACGTTCCGCGCCGAGCGGCTCACGCTGCGCCACGCGGTCCTGTTCGTGGCCTCGACCGGGCTCGTCATGTGGGTCGCGCAGCCGCTGCTCATCCACGGCTGGCTGTGGGTCCTGGAGCGCGGGCCGGAGGTGACGCTCGGGGGGATGGCCGCGGACGACGTACGGATCTGGGCGGCCAAGCTCGCCTCGATCGTCTGCAGCCTGGTGCTCAACTTCCTGGCCTACCGGTTCGTGGTCTGGCCGGTCGAGCACCGCGGCGAGGAGGCTCCCGCCCCCCGCCCGATGTGA
- a CDS encoding redox-sensing transcriptional repressor Rex — protein sequence MIGWVRLESGAVTTRSSTDAARVIPEATVARLPVYLRALTALADNGIRTCSSEDLATAAGVNSAKLRKDLSYLGSYGTRGVGYDVDYLRYQIAREIGVTQDWPVVIVGIGNLGHALANYSGFRSRGFRVVALLDADPALVGRTVADIAVRPFAELEEIVREHDVAIGVIATPAHAAQDVADRMVAIGITSILNFAPAVVAVPEGVDVRKVDLSIELQILAYHEQRKANGGVAEPAGPAEPVEAADAAEGGVA from the coding sequence ATGATCGGTTGGGTCCGGCTGGAAAGCGGAGCTGTGACCACACGGAGTTCGACGGATGCCGCCCGGGTGATCCCGGAGGCCACGGTCGCCCGGCTGCCCGTCTACCTGCGGGCGCTGACGGCGCTGGCCGACAACGGCATTCGCACCTGTTCGAGCGAGGATCTCGCGACCGCTGCGGGCGTCAATTCCGCCAAGCTGCGCAAGGACCTGTCCTACCTCGGCAGCTACGGCACCCGAGGCGTCGGGTACGACGTCGACTACCTCCGCTACCAGATCGCCCGTGAGATCGGGGTGACCCAGGACTGGCCCGTCGTCATCGTCGGCATCGGCAACCTGGGGCACGCCCTGGCCAACTACTCCGGCTTCCGCAGCCGCGGCTTCCGGGTCGTCGCGCTGCTCGACGCCGACCCGGCGCTGGTCGGGCGCACCGTCGCCGACATCGCCGTCCGGCCCTTCGCCGAGCTCGAGGAGATCGTCCGCGAGCACGACGTCGCGATCGGTGTCATCGCTACGCCGGCGCACGCCGCCCAGGACGTCGCCGACCGGATGGTCGCGATCGGCATCACCAGCATCCTGAACTTCGCCCCGGCCGTCGTGGCGGTGCCCGAGGGGGTCGACGTCCGCAAGGTGGACCTGTCGATCGAGCTCCAGATCCTCGCCTACCACGAGCAGCGCAAGGCCAACGGTGGCGTCGCCGAGCCGGCCGGTCCGGCCGAGCCGGTCGAGGCCGCCGACGCGGCCGAGGGAGGTGTCGCATGA
- a CDS encoding glutamyl-tRNA reductase: protein MSVLVVGISHNSAPVALLEQVALDDDGVHKLMADAAACEHVTEATVIATCNRLEIYTEVERFHGSIEQLSRLLVERAGGTTEAMLPHLYVHYDDGAISHLFQVAAGLDSMAVGEGQILGQTRDALRRGQELGTVGPALNSLFQQALRVGKRTRAETEIDQVAPTLVSAALDETAQTVGPLEGKYVVVVGAGAMAGLATATAQRLGAGHLSIVNRSVDRAVRLAVQYAGQAVRLADLSEELGRADVVISCTGSSGTVIDRAQLEAARAGATRPLALIDLALPHDIALDVIDLPGVSRIGLAELAEVLHGGPTGREVQEVRRILGEEVTAFLAARRQASVTPTVVALRSMATSVVDAEMTRLDARLPELDEATRAEIRHTVRRVADKLLHEPTVRVKELANEQGAVSYAAALAELFALDPEAVDAVTRPVNVEEGTS, encoded by the coding sequence ATGAGCGTGCTGGTCGTGGGGATCTCCCACAACTCCGCGCCGGTCGCGCTGCTCGAGCAGGTCGCGCTCGACGACGACGGCGTCCACAAGCTGATGGCCGACGCGGCGGCGTGCGAGCACGTCACCGAGGCGACCGTCATCGCCACCTGCAACCGGCTCGAGATCTACACCGAGGTCGAGCGCTTCCACGGCAGCATCGAGCAGCTCTCGCGGCTGCTCGTCGAGCGCGCCGGCGGCACCACCGAGGCGATGCTCCCGCACCTCTACGTGCACTACGACGACGGCGCGATCTCGCACCTCTTCCAGGTCGCCGCGGGCCTCGACTCGATGGCGGTCGGCGAGGGTCAGATCCTCGGCCAGACCCGCGACGCGCTGCGCCGCGGCCAGGAGCTCGGCACCGTCGGGCCCGCCCTCAACTCGCTCTTCCAGCAGGCGCTGCGCGTCGGCAAGCGGACCCGCGCCGAGACCGAGATCGACCAGGTCGCCCCGACCCTGGTCAGCGCCGCGCTCGACGAGACCGCCCAGACCGTCGGCCCCCTCGAGGGCAAGTACGTCGTCGTGGTCGGCGCCGGCGCGATGGCCGGCCTGGCCACCGCGACCGCCCAGCGCCTCGGCGCCGGGCACCTCTCGATCGTCAACCGGTCGGTGGACCGCGCGGTCCGCCTCGCCGTCCAGTACGCCGGTCAGGCGGTCCGGCTCGCCGACCTGAGCGAGGAGCTCGGCCGCGCCGACGTCGTCATCAGCTGCACCGGCTCGTCGGGCACGGTCATCGACCGCGCCCAGCTCGAGGCGGCCCGCGCCGGTGCCACCCGGCCGCTGGCGCTCATCGACCTCGCCCTGCCCCACGACATCGCGCTCGACGTCATCGACCTGCCCGGCGTGAGCCGGATCGGCCTGGCCGAGCTCGCCGAGGTGCTCCACGGCGGCCCGACCGGCCGTGAGGTCCAGGAGGTCCGCCGGATCCTCGGCGAGGAGGTCACCGCCTTCCTCGCGGCGCGCCGCCAGGCCAGCGTCACGCCGACCGTGGTCGCGCTCCGCTCGATGGCCACCTCGGTCGTCGACGCCGAGATGACCCGCCTCGACGCCCGGCTGCCCGAGCTCGACGAGGCCACCCGCGCCGAGATCCGCCACACCGTGCGCCGGGTCGCGGACAAGCTGCTCCACGAGCCGACCGTCCGGGTCAAGGAGCTCGCCAACGAGCAGGGCGCCGTCTCGTACGCCGCCGCCCTCGCCGAGCTCTTCGCGCTCGACCCCGAGGCGGTCGACGCCGTCACCCGTCCGGTCAACGTCGAGGAGGGCACCTCATGA
- the hemC gene encoding hydroxymethylbilane synthase, translating to MTLRIGTRRSALATTQSGHIAAALTERLGVETVLVEITTDGDRSQAAGTSLVGAPSTGVFVSALRDALLAGEVDVAVHSLKDLPTYPTEGITLAAVPPREDPRDVVVARDGLTLGELPPGSKVGTGSPRRVAQIEALGLGVELHGLRGNVDTRIGRVREGVLDAVVLARAGLARLDRLDDVTEVLDPLQVLPAPGQGALAVECRSGDAATLVAVAALDDPATRAAIHAERTVMAVLEGGCAAPIGALADLAEGEDGPELWLRAVVLTPDGGLSVRRSASAPLGDDPAGWPAAGTALGEALAAEMLADGAAELMATPDSTSHPSARSAEVHNA from the coding sequence ATGACCCTTCGCATCGGCACCCGCCGCAGCGCGCTCGCCACCACCCAGTCCGGTCACATCGCCGCCGCTCTCACCGAGCGGCTCGGTGTCGAGACCGTGCTGGTCGAGATCACCACCGACGGCGACCGCAGCCAGGCGGCCGGCACCTCGCTGGTCGGCGCACCCTCGACGGGCGTCTTCGTCAGCGCGCTGCGCGACGCGCTGCTCGCCGGCGAGGTCGACGTCGCCGTGCACTCGCTCAAGGACCTGCCGACCTACCCGACCGAGGGGATCACCCTCGCCGCGGTCCCGCCGCGCGAGGACCCGCGCGACGTCGTGGTCGCCCGCGACGGGCTCACCCTCGGTGAGCTGCCCCCGGGCAGCAAGGTCGGGACCGGCTCCCCGCGCCGCGTCGCCCAGATCGAGGCGCTCGGCCTCGGTGTCGAGCTGCACGGCCTGCGCGGCAACGTCGACACCCGGATCGGCCGGGTCCGCGAGGGCGTCCTCGACGCCGTCGTGCTCGCCCGGGCCGGCCTGGCCCGGCTCGACCGGCTCGATGACGTCACCGAGGTGCTCGACCCGCTCCAGGTGCTCCCCGCCCCCGGGCAGGGCGCGCTCGCCGTCGAGTGCCGCAGCGGCGACGCCGCGACGCTCGTCGCCGTCGCCGCCCTCGACGACCCGGCGACCCGGGCCGCGATCCACGCCGAGCGCACCGTGATGGCCGTGCTCGAAGGCGGCTGCGCGGCACCCATCGGCGCGCTGGCCGACCTCGCCGAGGGCGAGGACGGTCCCGAGCTGTGGCTGCGGGCCGTCGTCCTGACCCCCGACGGCGGGCTCTCGGTCCGCCGCTCCGCCTCCGCTCCGCTCGGCGACGACCCGGCCGGCTGGCCCGCCGCCGGGACCGCGCTCGGCGAGGCCCTGGCCGCCGAGATGCTGGCCGACGGCGCCGCCGAGCTGATGGCCACCCCTGACTCGACTTCCCACCCGTCCGCACGATCTGCAGAGGTGCACAACGCATGA